In the Pedobacter cryoconitis genome, GGAAGTTTATCCTGTTCCTGAAACTGTTGTTGTTATACTCTGAATTTAATGAGTTTGATTATATACCGCTGAAGTTTAACTGATTTAATGAGGCATATTAACGGAGCACATTTGCAGGAGTATTTTTTTTACTAACCGGGATCAAGACCCGTTTCCATAAACTTTTATCAATACGATTGGTATCTATATCATTTATCCAGAACAAACTGGAGGTGATATATACAACTTTGCAAGTTTTATAAATGGGGTAGGTCTTTTGATCAGAACCACAGCCTTTTCTTCTTAAAACTATCTGAGTACCCGGATTGTCTTTTTGTTCAAATAAAGTGCGGTCAGTATTCCAGCTGCACATACCAGAAAAGACAGTTATAAATGCTAGAAAGGCAGCAACAAATGCAATAACCAATGTTAAAGCTATTTTTCCCAGCAGCAGCTTTTTACTATCTGTTACTTTTAACGTACCTGCTAAAGTAAAAATCACAGCTGTTTGTAATCCATAAAATACAAACAGCTGGTGAAAGTTTCCGCTTTTTCCAATCTTGATTTCCAATGGAATAACTTTTCCGAACAGCGCTATAATTACCCAACAAACAATGACAATTATCGAAGCCCAAAATATAAGTCTTTTAAGCAACTGTATCGAAGAATTGTTAACCATTCAGGTAATTGGTTATGTTCGTCAGTACTTTCTCTGATAGTCTTTGTTTCGCTTCAAACGTAAAGCCTCCAAACTGATCTGATAAAATGATATTATCATGGCCTGAAAATTCTTCTGCAAAGTCTCCAACTCCATCTGCATCGAAAATGGCAAAATTCTTTGCATCCGCAATCCAGTTCAGAAAAGCTTCCTTCTCAAAAGGTACACCCAGAGATGTATTGACAAGAATTGAATTTGGTTTCTTTAACTTAAACTCCCTTTCTGTAAGTATAACTGTGTTTTTTGGCAAATGTGTCGAGATGATATCACACGATGCTATTAATTCCGCTAAAGGCAAAAATGTAATCCCATTTTTTTCCTGCTCGTACTTTCTGCTGCGGCTAAAATAAAATACCTGCATTCCAAAATGCTGTGCGGTTTGGGCAACCATCAGTCCTAAGGTTCCCAGACCAATGATCCCCATGCTTTTATTTTTTAACTCTACAGGCTCATCTTTCCATCTGGCCTTTATTAAACCTTTCAATAAGAAAATCAGCTGTGCGAATATAAATTCTACCGCACCTTCATCCCCATAATCCTTAACCCCTTTTACCTGGATACCTTTTTCACGGGCAGCTATAATATTGACATTTGCAGAAGCTTCGTCATATAAACTGCAACACATACCAATATATTTTAAGTGGGAAGTCTGTGCAATGATCTCTGCCGTAATTTTTGTTTGCCAGCTCACCAGCACACAGTCTGAATCTCCAATACGGGCAAGCGTTTCATCGTCATCCTGAGGATAATCACTATAGATGCTAATCTTATTTTTTGATAAAGCAGTAAGCTGGTTTATGATTTCCTGAGTAAGGCCACAGCTATCTATGATGGTTATTTTTTCAAATCGCATGTTAGTGTTAATTAATTATCAGAAATGCGAATATATATTAATTGTAATCAGTAAGATATAAGTTAAACAAAAAGAAAGGAGGTTCAATCGACGAAATCACATAATTGACAGGTAAGTAGATAAGAGTCACGTTCTTATCGCATATCAAATTAAAGTCACAAATCTACTATACCTCTACCGCTATTAAGCTGAGCTTTATAACAAATAAAAATTGAGCTTTACAACAAAATATACTCCTTGAATACTTCCGAACTTTAACTTCATAAAATCATAAAAATGACAAATTCAGAAACAACCACAAAAGTTTGGTTTATCACCGGAAGTTCAAGAGGATTAGGAAGAAACCTGACCGAAAGTGTGCTCGCAAGCGGAGCTTATGTAGTAGCAACAGCCCGTAATCCGGAAAAATTAAACGACCTTCTGGCAAAATATCCGGATCAGCTTTATACTGTAAAGCTGGAAGTCACAGATCAAAATCAAATTAATCAGGCAGTTAAAGCGGCTATCGGGCATTTTGGCCGTATTAATGTATTGGTAAACAATGCCGGTTTTGGCATTACCGGAGCTGCTGAAGCTTTTACGGATGAAGAAGTGCGCAGTCAGCTGGAAACTAATTTATATGCGCCTATTGCGATTACGCGTGCTATTTTACCTTATATGCGTAAACAACGCTCAGGAAGGATTCTTCAGATCAGTTCTGTAGGAGGGAGGGTTGGTCATTTCGGACTGACAATTTATCAAGCTGCTAAATTTGGCCTTGGTGGTTTTAGCGAAGCATTAGCTCAAGAAGTTGCTCATTTGGGAATTTATGTAACGAGCGTAGAGCCAGGAGGATTCCGTACAGACTGGGCAGGTGATTCGATGAGTTATGCGCAAACAGTGGAAGGATACGAATCTACTGTCGATCAAATAGCAGGACTCTTTAAAGCAGGTAATTTTGTGCCAATGGGAGATCCTGACAAAGCTGCGAAAGTAATGATTGATTTAGTTGAACATCCAAATCCACCAGTGCACCTGATACTGGGCAGTGAAGCTGTAGGGCTTATAAAACATGCTGAAGCTTTAAAAACAGCAGAATTTGAAGAGTGGATACCAGTATCTGTCTCTACCGACCACACAAACGCCGTCAATTTTCTGGAAACTGAAGAAGGAAAAACATTGTTGAAAAAAGCGTAAACCAGGAGCCAGTTTATCTTATATATTTGAGCTTGATATGTTCCAGAAAGAAGAAGATCAAAAATTGACCCACATACTCTATTCCTGCTACTTCAGCAAGAGTAGAGAAGGAGAACAGTTCGTACCTGAACACATTTTTAGTTATCAGATTTCTGGAACTCTTCAGCTCAATGATGGCCATCAGTCTCATGTTTTTAAAGAAGGTGACTTTCGGTTCTGCAAAAGGAACAACCTGGTTAAATTCATTAAAATACCACCAGAAAATGGAGAATTCAGGTCAATATCAGTTCGTCTTGATCAGCAAATGCTTCGTGATTTTAGCAGAGAGTATGGTTATTATGATCAGGTTAAAAAGCAAGGCAGTGAGATTATTCAGGAATTAAAGCCGGATCCACTTTATAAAAGTTATATGGATTCTCTTCTTCCTTATCAATTCAAACAACCAGAGAATCAAAAACTCTTGTCTTTAAAATTAAGAGAGGCTATCCTAATCCTGCTGCAAACTAATCCGGAACTGGCAGATACCCTATTCGACTTCACAGAGCCAGGAAAAATAGATCTGGAAGCCTTTATGAATAAAAACTTTCACTTCAATGTGGAAATGAAAAGATTTGCTTATTTAACCGGAAGAAGCCTCGCAACCTTTAAAAGAGACTTCGAAAAACTTTACCAGATTCCCCCAGGCAGGTGGTTACAGCAAAGGAGATTACAAGAAGCCTATCATTTGATCAAGGAAAAAGGAAGGGCGGTTTCAGATGTTTATCTGGAAGTCGGTTTTGAAGATCTTTCCCATTTTTCTTTCGCTTTTAAGAAAAAATACGGGCTGTCACCTTCAAGGATTTAAACCAACTAGTGCCTGTATCTTAAAAGTCAGTAATGCACCATTGATCAATGGAGCTTTACTGACCGCCTTACCTATATCCAGAAGCAAAATATCCGGTGCATATTATTTGTAAGCCTGGTTTATTTGCTATTAATCTTTCTTTTTAACAACTCTTTATATTCAGGTCTTTCAGACTTTTCCATACCATCAGAAATTTTTATCCCGGCTTTCTCAAACTCCCGGATTAATCTTTTATCAAAATCTGCAATGTAGGATTTAAATGATAAAGAATCTTTTTCTTCAGGAATTGTCTTAAAAGGAATAGGCTGTTCTTTAAATTTTTGTAAAGTGGCTTTAGTACTATCGTTTCCTTCAAGAAGTACGGAGTCACCATTGTATGTAAGCTTCGCCACGTATTGACTTGTAAGGTATTTTAAAGAATCATTTTCTATTTTATAAGGAAGTTTGAACCGGCCTACTTTCTGATTATAGAAAACTATGTATTGCGAATCAATATCAAATTCGCTATAGCCATTTGCAATTGAAAATCTATGCCATTTTCCGATCAGTGATTTTTTATTTCCTGCTATGTTTTTATGATTCGGGGAATTGCAGGCAGAAAGAGCAAAAATGGAAAAAGCAAGAAAATAAAGTGTTGATCTCATCATAATGAATTGTTAAACAATATTAAAGAGGTATTCTTAGTTCAGGTAAATGACAGGAAATATCAGACAAATACTGCCTGGCAAAAAACCAGGCAGTATTTGTCTGTTCTTAACTTTAAAGCAGCCTTTATTGTTGTGCCCAGATCGTACAGTTAATATTGCCACTCGTATTAGTACCCCATGTCTCTGAAACCATAATGGCCGGAATATTTAACTGACCAAGTGTATATCCTAAGCTTTTCCATTTGTTATAGTGGTTGGCAAAAGTAATGACGCGGTTTTGTCCGGTAGGAGCTTTTGTAACTCTGGAGCTGTAAATCTGTCTGAAACCATCACCACCATCAATATTTTTACCTGGCATCCAACGGGTCCATACGTTATAAGCTGTACCATCGCTATCAAAAGTGCCTAGGAAAGTGCCGGTATGAGGTGATTCTTTGCCCCATGTTTCGTTCACATAATATTCATAATAAGGGGTTCTGCTCCATCCATACCAGCCAAAAGTACCACCACCAGAATTTGAATAACTGGCAAGGTTATATCCTATTTTGTAGGAAGCGGAACCTACAGAATATCCTTTGCCACATGTAAAATTACCATTAAATCCGCTCCAGTTAACGCTGTAATTTCCGGCTGCACCATTTGCGTAATTAACGGTACCGGTAGCGCCATCACTTTTCCAAAGTGACCAAAAGAAGCCGTTATGTGTGCCCGATTGGTAAGATTCGACAGCAGCTTTCCCTTTGGGAGAAGCACTCTCTTCAGGCTCTGCATTAACCTCTTTTTTACAGCTGGTTAACATTGTAGAGCCAGCAAGCAAAATG is a window encoding:
- a CDS encoding NAD(P)-dependent oxidoreductase; this encodes MRFEKITIIDSCGLTQEIINQLTALSKNKISIYSDYPQDDDETLARIGDSDCVLVSWQTKITAEIIAQTSHLKYIGMCCSLYDEASANVNIIAAREKGIQVKGVKDYGDEGAVEFIFAQLIFLLKGLIKARWKDEPVELKNKSMGIIGLGTLGLMVAQTAQHFGMQVFYFSRSRKYEQEKNGITFLPLAELIASCDIISTHLPKNTVILTEREFKLKKPNSILVNTSLGVPFEKEAFLNWIADAKNFAIFDADGVGDFAEEFSGHDNIILSDQFGGFTFEAKQRLSEKVLTNITNYLNG
- a CDS encoding oxidoreductase; the encoded protein is MTNSETTTKVWFITGSSRGLGRNLTESVLASGAYVVATARNPEKLNDLLAKYPDQLYTVKLEVTDQNQINQAVKAAIGHFGRINVLVNNAGFGITGAAEAFTDEEVRSQLETNLYAPIAITRAILPYMRKQRSGRILQISSVGGRVGHFGLTIYQAAKFGLGGFSEALAQEVAHLGIYVTSVEPGGFRTDWAGDSMSYAQTVEGYESTVDQIAGLFKAGNFVPMGDPDKAAKVMIDLVEHPNPPVHLILGSEAVGLIKHAEALKTAEFEEWIPVSVSTDHTNAVNFLETEEGKTLLKKA
- a CDS encoding helix-turn-helix domain-containing protein yields the protein MFQKEEDQKLTHILYSCYFSKSREGEQFVPEHIFSYQISGTLQLNDGHQSHVFKEGDFRFCKRNNLVKFIKIPPENGEFRSISVRLDQQMLRDFSREYGYYDQVKKQGSEIIQELKPDPLYKSYMDSLLPYQFKQPENQKLLSLKLREAILILLQTNPELADTLFDFTEPGKIDLEAFMNKNFHFNVEMKRFAYLTGRSLATFKRDFEKLYQIPPGRWLQQRRLQEAYHLIKEKGRAVSDVYLEVGFEDLSHFSFAFKKKYGLSPSRI
- a CDS encoding glycoside hydrolase family 11 protein, translated to MKKQNSLTRVTRKVAFGTAAIILLAGSTMLTSCKKEVNAEPEESASPKGKAAVESYQSGTHNGFFWSLWKSDGATGTVNYANGAAGNYSVNWSGFNGNFTCGKGYSVGSASYKIGYNLASYSNSGGGTFGWYGWSRTPYYEYYVNETWGKESPHTGTFLGTFDSDGTAYNVWTRWMPGKNIDGGDGFRQIYSSRVTKAPTGQNRVITFANHYNKWKSLGYTLGQLNIPAIMVSETWGTNTSGNINCTIWAQQ